The DNA sequence ACCACAGCCGCGACCTGCGCGGCATCCTGGGCCAGGCTTCGTTCAACTTCGTGTTCTAGCGCTAGTAGTAAGTAAAAATAAGCCCGGCCAACATAAGAACGTCATGTCGACCAGCGGGAGACATCTCGCGTGCAATGGTAACTTGATTACTACTGCACGCGAGATGTCTCCCGCTGGTCGACATGACGTTCTGTTTTTACTGTCGGTAGCCTCTCTCAGTAGCGCAATTACGGCTTGGAGGCCATCGAGACGGGTCCTACCCGCACCGATTGGCTGTCGATGACCTGCCAGCGGCCGTCGCGGCGCACCAGCACGTGCATGCGGCGAAACTCGCCACTGGCGTCTTTGCCGTTTTCGGTGCCGGTGGTGGTGATGTTGTGCCGGATAACGGCCATATCGGGGCCGAAGAGGCGCACGTTGTACTCGGTGGGCTGGTTGCTAATCGTCTTGGACTTGCCCGACTGCATGTCGGCCATCATTTCGGCCTTGGTGCCCACGGTGCCGTCGGCTTCGGTAAACAGGCAGTCGTCGGCCACCAGCTTCTGCACGAAGGCCAGGTCGTTGCGGACTGTGGCGGCGCCCCAGTCCTGGTCGAGCTGAATCAGGGCGGCTTTGGTCTTTTCGGAGTCCGCGGCCTTCGCGGCGGCTTTTTGCTGCCCCACGGCCAGGGTACAGCTTAGGGCGAAGAACAATAGACAAAGGGTGCGTTTCATCGGGTAGTGGGGTTAGGGTAGGCAGCCGCACCCATCATGAAACCTGCTCACAACGCCACGACCTGTATTAATATAGGTAAAATATTATATACATGCCAGCCAGTACCCCGCCCGGTGTTTCGCAAGCACTTCACGGTTCCCGGAAGATGGTTCAAGATGCTTAGCATATTGTTAACACCCTTTAGCACATCCTTCACGCTGCTCGGTAGATTGTTCACGGCGTCTCTTTGCTCATGCACGCTGCCTCTACCATCGTTGCCGCCGTTTCTACAGTTATTTCCGCCGCCCCTGACATGGTTACTGCCTTCGCTCAGATGCTTGCCGCCGCTGACATGCTTTCTGCCGGGGTTGCGGAAGGGCCGGTAGGAGTGGAAGCTTGAAAAGCAAAAAAGCCCGGCCGAGCCGGGCTTTTCTGTTGGGGTTAGAACGCGGTATGATTTACCGCAGCTGCATGTCCTCGATGATGAGGTTGATGTAGTCGCCCAGCTTCTGGTTGACCTGGTCGTAGTCGACGGCCGACTTGAGGGGGTGCTTCACGCTGAAGTAGAACTTGATTTTGGGCTCGGTGCCCGAGGGACGGGCCGAGACTTTGCTGCCGTCGGCCAGGATGAACTGGAGCACGTTGGAGCTTTCCAGGCCGGTGGCCCGCTCTTCGCCGGTTTGCAGGTTCCGGATGATGCCGGTTTTGTAGTCGCGCAGCTCTACTACGGGCGAGCCGGCAATGGTTTTCGGCGGGTTGGCGCGCAGGCCGGCCATCATTTCCTGGATTTCCTCGGCCCCGCGCTGGCCTTTCTTGGTCAGCGAAATCAGGTCTTCCTTGTACAGACCGTAGGTGGCGTACATCTCCACCATAGCCTGGTACAAGGTCTGGCCGTTGTCTTTGGCCACGGCGGCCATTTCGGCCAGCAGGGCGCAGGCCGATACGGCGTCCTTATCGCGCACGAAGGAGCCAATCATGTAGCCGTAGCTTTCCTCGCCGCCGCCGATGTAGTTTTCCTGGCCTTCCAGGTCGCGGATGATGCCGGCAATGTACTTGAAGCCGGTCAGCGTCTGGTAGGCCTTCACCTGATGGGCCCGGGCCACGTCGCCGAGTACGTCGCTGGTGACGATGGTGTAGACGATGAAGTCGTTGGGCTGCATCTTGCCAGCCTGCTTACGGGCCGAGAGCAGGTAGTGCGTGAGCAGGGCAGCGGTCTGGTTGCCGTTCACCAGCAGCCACTCGCCGCGGTTGTCTTTCACGGCAATGCCCACCCGGTCGGCGTCGGGGTCGGTGGCAATAACCAGGTCGGCATCCTGGGCCTTGGCCTGGTCGAGGGCCATCTGCATGGCCACTTTTTCCTCCGGGTTGGGCGACTGGATCGTGGGGAAGTTGCCGTCGGGCGTAGCCTGGGCTTCCACGATGCTCACGTTGGTAAAGCCCAGCTGGGCCAGGGCCTTGGGCACCAAGGTAATGCCGGTGCCGTGCAGGGGCGTGTACACGATTTTCAAATCGTGCTGGCGCTGAATGGCGGCGGGGTTGATGCTCAGGGTTTTGACCTGGGCCAGGTAGGCGTTGTCCAGCTCTTCGCCCAGCATATGAATCCGGGACTCGTCGCCCTGGAACTTCACCTGGTCGGGGCTCTGGATGGCGTTGACCTCGGCAATGATGTTCTTATCGTGGGGGGCTACCACCTGGGAGCCGTCCTGCCAGTACACCTTGTAGCCGTTGTACTCCTTGGGGTTGTGCGAGGCGGTAATCACGCAGCCGCTCTGGCAGCCCAGGTGGCGGATGGCAAACGACAGCTCGGGCGTGGGGCGCAGGTCGGAGAACAGGTAGGCGTGAATGCCGTTAGCCGAGAAGATGTTGGCCGCAATGCGGGCAAACTCCCGGCTGTTGTTGCGCGAGTCGTGGGCCAGGGCCACCTTGATTTCCTGATTCGGGAACGACTTGAGCAGGTAGTTGCACAGGCCCTGGGTGGCCATGCCCAGGGTGTAGCGGTTCATGCGGTTCGAGCCGTTGCCCATAATGCCGCGCAGCCCCCCGGTCCCGAATTCCAGGTCGCGGTAAAACGCGTCGTTGAGCGTTTCCTCGTCGCCCGCGTCGAGCAGCTGCTGAATGTTGGCTTTGGTGTCGGAGTCGTAGTTGCCGGTCAGCCAGGTGTTGATTTTGGCGTGGATGTCGGTGGTCAGGGCCATAGATAGGGGGATTTTGGTTCGGTATGGACGAGCAAATGAGGCTGAAAGTTGTGCGCGGTGCCCGGGCGCCGGGCCGCACCCACGGCTTGTTGCAGGGGGCAAAATGCTACTTAATTGGCAATTAAGCCCGATTTCACATCAATATGTGAGGTGTTTTACCGAATGATGT is a window from the Hymenobacter aquaticus genome containing:
- a CDS encoding nuclear transport factor 2 family protein; its protein translation is MKRTLCLLFFALSCTLAVGQQKAAAKAADSEKTKAALIQLDQDWGAATVRNDLAFVQKLVADDCLFTEADGTVGTKAEMMADMQSGKSKTISNQPTEYNVRLFGPDMAVIRHNITTTGTENGKDASGEFRRMHVLVRRDGRWQVIDSQSVRVGPVSMASKP
- a CDS encoding phospho-sugar mutase, with the translated sequence MALTTDIHAKINTWLTGNYDSDTKANIQQLLDAGDEETLNDAFYRDLEFGTGGLRGIMGNGSNRMNRYTLGMATQGLCNYLLKSFPNQEIKVALAHDSRNNSREFARIAANIFSANGIHAYLFSDLRPTPELSFAIRHLGCQSGCVITASHNPKEYNGYKVYWQDGSQVVAPHDKNIIAEVNAIQSPDQVKFQGDESRIHMLGEELDNAYLAQVKTLSINPAAIQRQHDLKIVYTPLHGTGITLVPKALAQLGFTNVSIVEAQATPDGNFPTIQSPNPEEKVAMQMALDQAKAQDADLVIATDPDADRVGIAVKDNRGEWLLVNGNQTAALLTHYLLSARKQAGKMQPNDFIVYTIVTSDVLGDVARAHQVKAYQTLTGFKYIAGIIRDLEGQENYIGGGEESYGYMIGSFVRDKDAVSACALLAEMAAVAKDNGQTLYQAMVEMYATYGLYKEDLISLTKKGQRGAEEIQEMMAGLRANPPKTIAGSPVVELRDYKTGIIRNLQTGEERATGLESSNVLQFILADGSKVSARPSGTEPKIKFYFSVKHPLKSAVDYDQVNQKLGDYINLIIEDMQLR